A window of Rhodococcus sp. SGAir0479 contains these coding sequences:
- a CDS encoding TetR/AcrR family transcriptional regulator, whose product MTPETSPPLRSQARANRARILEAAIAAFAADPDASMDDVARAAGVVRRTVYSHFPNREVLIEGLVSEASTAITETLASGPPAPDAPELAVAVLGLRTWPVGDRFRILLSFARRELGEERIHDLLEPLRATSIDNVERGQRTGVFSNYLPAELLVAMYEGMTLTLLEHANRGVIVDRGETFATAALVLLGIHPDRAAEVVAEAARWMREPQ is encoded by the coding sequence GTGACCCCCGAGACCTCCCCGCCGCTCCGGTCCCAGGCGCGCGCCAACCGCGCCCGCATCCTCGAGGCGGCCATCGCGGCGTTCGCGGCCGACCCGGACGCGAGCATGGACGACGTCGCCCGGGCCGCCGGGGTGGTGCGGCGCACGGTCTATTCGCACTTCCCCAACCGGGAGGTGCTCATCGAGGGGCTGGTGAGCGAGGCGTCCACCGCCATCACCGAGACGCTGGCGTCCGGCCCGCCGGCGCCGGACGCGCCCGAACTCGCGGTCGCCGTCCTGGGCCTGCGGACGTGGCCCGTCGGCGACCGGTTCCGGATCCTGCTGTCGTTCGCTCGACGCGAGCTGGGCGAGGAGCGGATCCACGACCTGCTCGAACCGCTCCGCGCCACCAGCATCGACAACGTCGAGCGCGGGCAGCGCACGGGCGTGTTCTCGAACTATCTGCCCGCCGAACTCCTGGTCGCAATGTACGAGGGCATGACGCTGACGCTCCTCGAGCATGCGAACCGCGGCGTGATCGTCGACCGCGGGGAGACGTTCGCCACTGCCGCCCTCGTCCTGCTCGGCATCCACCCCGACCGCGCCGCCGAGGTGGTGGCGGAGGCGGCGCGGTGGATGCGCGAGCCGCAGTGA
- a CDS encoding MFS transporter, with protein sequence MTITLSQLPGVARTPVDRMDRPYPRRWAALAVLCLSLLIVVMANTALIVAAPDMTRDLQLSSADLQWVIDGYTVPYAALMLLFGVLGDKYSRRGALFAGLVVFGGGAVFGSLADGTTAVIGARMVMGVGAAIIMPATLSLLVATFPAAERARAIAAWAATSGLAIALGPLLAGWLLENHSWHSTFLINVPIAACAIVAALVLVPPSRAHGLGRVDWFGGLLSVVTIGGLVFAIIDGFHFGWGATALTTAAASAVGLAAFLAWELRHPQPLLNVRKLGERAVGGAALAVLLVFLAAFGAMFFIAQQFQFVLGFGPLDTGVRLLPLAAAVSVGAAASARLAPRVGTRSIVAGGMLVAAAGVLVLVRIDAASGYLDFVPTLVLLGVGVGLAVSPATDAIMGSFPDKDLGAAGGLNDTAIELGGSLGIAILGSVLAAAYKDGIAGFLAALPVPKLTGPQADLVAQGLQASGESVGGAVIVAGELAKNPLGAAQAQPLMDAATVAFTDAISRASLVGGLALAVGAVVVAAILPSRTTVGQD encoded by the coding sequence ATGACGATCACGCTGTCGCAGTTGCCGGGGGTGGCACGCACCCCCGTCGACCGCATGGACCGGCCGTACCCGCGCCGCTGGGCGGCACTGGCCGTACTGTGCCTGAGCCTGCTGATCGTCGTCATGGCGAACACGGCGCTCATCGTCGCGGCGCCGGACATGACCCGGGACCTGCAGCTGTCGAGTGCGGACCTGCAATGGGTCATCGACGGCTACACCGTCCCGTACGCCGCGTTGATGTTGCTGTTCGGCGTCCTGGGCGACAAGTACAGCCGGCGCGGGGCACTGTTCGCGGGTCTTGTCGTCTTCGGCGGCGGCGCGGTGTTCGGCAGTCTGGCCGACGGCACGACGGCGGTGATCGGGGCACGGATGGTCATGGGCGTCGGCGCCGCGATCATCATGCCCGCGACGTTGTCCCTCCTGGTCGCGACCTTCCCGGCCGCCGAGCGGGCTCGCGCGATCGCGGCGTGGGCGGCCACCTCCGGTCTCGCGATCGCTCTGGGCCCGCTGCTGGCCGGCTGGCTGCTCGAGAACCACTCGTGGCACTCCACCTTCCTCATCAACGTCCCGATCGCGGCGTGCGCGATCGTGGCGGCCCTCGTGCTGGTGCCCCCGTCGAGGGCCCACGGGCTGGGCCGCGTCGACTGGTTCGGCGGGCTGCTGTCGGTGGTGACGATCGGCGGCCTCGTCTTCGCGATCATCGACGGATTCCACTTCGGCTGGGGTGCAACGGCTCTCACCACAGCGGCCGCCTCCGCGGTCGGGCTGGCGGCATTCCTCGCCTGGGAACTGCGTCATCCGCAGCCGCTGCTGAACGTGCGCAAACTCGGTGAGCGCGCCGTCGGCGGCGCGGCGCTCGCGGTGCTGCTCGTGTTCCTGGCGGCGTTCGGTGCGATGTTCTTCATCGCCCAGCAGTTCCAGTTCGTGCTCGGTTTCGGCCCGCTCGACACCGGCGTCCGCCTGCTGCCGCTCGCGGCCGCGGTGTCGGTGGGCGCCGCGGCCAGTGCCCGGTTGGCCCCGCGCGTGGGCACCCGGTCGATCGTCGCGGGCGGCATGCTGGTCGCAGCGGCGGGTGTCCTGGTGCTCGTCCGGATCGACGCGGCCTCCGGCTATCTCGACTTCGTGCCCACCCTCGTCCTGCTCGGTGTCGGTGTGGGGCTGGCGGTCTCCCCCGCGACCGACGCCATCATGGGCAGCTTCCCGGACAAGGACCTGGGCGCGGCGGGTGGCCTCAACGACACCGCGATCGAACTCGGCGGCTCGCTCGGTATCGCGATCCTCGGCTCCGTCCTCGCCGCGGCGTACAAGGACGGCATCGCGGGCTTCCTGGCCGCACTGCCGGTCCCGAAACTCACCGGCCCACAGGCGGATCTGGTGGCGCAGGGCCTGCAGGCGTCGGGCGAGTCGGTCGGTGGCGCCGTGATCGTCGCCGGCGAGCTGGCGAAGAACCCGCTCGGCGCCGCGCAGGCACAGCCGCTGATGGATGCCGCGACGGTCGCGTTCACGGACGCGATCTCCCGTGCCAGCCTCGTGGGCGGGCTCGCGCTCGCGGTCGGCGCGGTGGTGGTGGCGGCGATCCTGCCGAGCCGCACCACCGTGGGTCAGGACTGA
- a CDS encoding alpha/beta hydrolase family protein, which yields MPRTRIEYGPEPQQFGHFYAPDGSVEGPVPVVMVIHGGFWSGQYHLNLGTAFSVELARSGAAVWNVEYRRIGAGGRWPEMSADVVSALDAVAGPVAAASPVPLDLGRVRIVGHSAGGQLAVWLAGQRDTVIRPELVVSQAGALDLASPGERGRRVSYIEDLFGVPFDHDPDLYRSASPQHRVPIGVPVAVLHGTEDVQVPAKIASRYRDAAHAAGDSVELHLVEGEDHFAFLDPNTRSWKISRELLLGAQS from the coding sequence TTGCCCAGGACCCGCATCGAGTACGGCCCCGAACCGCAGCAGTTCGGTCACTTCTACGCACCGGACGGAAGCGTCGAGGGCCCGGTACCGGTCGTCATGGTGATCCACGGCGGCTTCTGGAGCGGGCAGTACCACCTCAATCTCGGGACCGCGTTCTCGGTCGAGCTGGCCCGCAGCGGGGCCGCGGTCTGGAACGTCGAGTACCGCCGGATCGGCGCGGGCGGACGGTGGCCCGAGATGTCGGCCGACGTCGTCTCGGCGCTCGACGCGGTCGCCGGGCCCGTCGCAGCCGCCTCACCGGTGCCGCTGGACCTCGGTCGGGTCCGCATCGTCGGCCACTCGGCGGGCGGCCAGCTCGCGGTGTGGCTTGCCGGACAACGCGATACCGTGATCCGCCCCGAGCTGGTCGTGTCCCAGGCGGGCGCGCTGGACCTGGCGTCGCCGGGTGAGCGTGGCCGGCGCGTGAGCTACATCGAGGACCTCTTCGGCGTCCCGTTCGACCACGATCCGGATCTCTACCGGTCGGCGTCGCCCCAGCACCGGGTGCCGATCGGTGTGCCCGTCGCCGTGCTCCACGGCACCGAGGACGTGCAGGTCCCGGCGAAGATCGCGTCCCGGTACCGCGACGCGGCACACGCGGCGGGGGATTCGGTGGAGCTGCATCTGGTCGAGGGTGAGGACCATTTCGCGTTCCTCGACCCGAACACCCGGAGCTGGAAGATCTCCCGCGAGCTGTTGCTGGGCGCTCAGTCCTGA
- a CDS encoding 16S rRNA (uracil(1498)-N(3))-methyltransferase produces MAATVFYLDPLPDVGQVAVLDGPEGRHAATVRRIKAGERLLLADGRGGVADATVTAAAKDRLDLEVTARRDQRPSAPTVTLVQALPKAERSELAVELATEAGVDAVVPWQSARCVARWEGAKIGKGVTRWRNAALAAAKQSRRAFVPEVAELHHTAQVLELVRDVVARGGVVAVLHESATSPLASLPLRDAPEVVLVVGPEGGLSDDEVSGLTGAGATAVLLGPTVLRTSTAGAVALGAIGVLTDRWSSAPLD; encoded by the coding sequence ATGGCCGCGACCGTCTTCTACCTCGATCCGCTGCCCGACGTCGGGCAGGTTGCGGTGCTCGACGGCCCCGAGGGCCGGCACGCCGCGACGGTGCGTCGCATCAAGGCCGGTGAGCGCCTGCTGCTCGCCGACGGCCGTGGTGGCGTCGCCGACGCGACGGTGACCGCCGCCGCGAAGGACCGGCTCGACCTCGAGGTCACCGCGCGCCGCGACCAGCGGCCCTCGGCGCCGACGGTGACGCTGGTGCAGGCGCTGCCCAAGGCGGAACGTTCCGAACTCGCCGTCGAACTCGCGACGGAGGCGGGTGTCGACGCTGTGGTGCCGTGGCAGTCGGCGCGGTGCGTCGCCCGGTGGGAGGGCGCCAAGATCGGTAAGGGCGTGACCCGCTGGCGCAACGCGGCGCTCGCGGCCGCCAAGCAGTCGCGGCGTGCGTTCGTCCCGGAGGTCGCCGAACTGCACCACACGGCCCAGGTTCTCGAGCTCGTTCGCGACGTCGTCGCCCGCGGCGGCGTCGTGGCGGTGCTGCACGAGTCGGCGACGTCGCCGTTGGCCTCGCTGCCGCTGCGGGACGCGCCCGAGGTGGTGCTGGTCGTCGGCCCCGAGGGCGGGCTGTCCGACGACGAGGTGTCGGGCCTGACCGGCGCCGGCGCCACCGCGGTGCTGTTGGGCCCCACCGTGTTGCGCACCTCCACCGCGGGGGCGGTGGCGCTGGGCGCGATCGGGGTGCTCACCGACCGGTGGTCCTCGGCGCCGCTGGACTGA
- the dnaJ gene encoding molecular chaperone DnaJ, with protein MARDYYGTLGVGQKATDQEIKRAYRKLARELHPDVNPDEAAQARFREVSTAYEVLSDPEKRRIVDLGGDPLESGGGGAGGGFSGAGFGGLGDVFEAFFGGGAGGSRGPKGRVQPGADSLLRTKLTLAECATGVTKTITVDTAILCDGCAGAGTHGDSQPIRCETCGGAGEVQSVQRSFLGQVMTSRPCPTCRGAGETIPDPCHKCGGDGRVRARRDINVKVPAGVSSGMRIRLASQGEVGPGGGPAGDLYVEIIEQPHDTFVRDGDDLHCTIRVPMVDAALGTTVTLETIIDGPTEITVDPGTQPGSVSVLRGHGMPKLRSTVRGDLHAHLEVVVPTRLDGKQSKLLQDFKNHRDRDHAEVVSSGSQNSGGLFSRLRDAFSGR; from the coding sequence GTGGCACGGGATTACTACGGCACGCTCGGCGTCGGACAGAAGGCGACCGACCAGGAGATCAAGCGCGCATACCGCAAGCTGGCGCGGGAGCTGCATCCCGACGTAAACCCCGACGAGGCGGCGCAGGCCCGGTTCCGTGAGGTCTCCACGGCGTACGAGGTGCTGTCGGACCCCGAGAAGCGGCGCATCGTCGACCTCGGCGGCGACCCGCTGGAATCCGGCGGCGGCGGTGCCGGCGGCGGCTTCTCCGGCGCCGGTTTCGGCGGTCTCGGCGACGTGTTCGAGGCGTTCTTCGGTGGCGGGGCCGGCGGGTCCCGCGGCCCCAAGGGCCGCGTGCAGCCGGGCGCCGATTCGCTGCTGCGCACCAAACTGACGCTCGCCGAGTGCGCCACCGGCGTCACCAAGACGATCACCGTGGACACCGCGATCCTGTGCGACGGCTGCGCCGGCGCCGGCACCCACGGCGACTCGCAGCCGATCCGCTGCGAGACGTGCGGCGGCGCCGGTGAGGTGCAGTCGGTCCAGCGCTCGTTCCTCGGTCAGGTGATGACCTCGCGTCCGTGTCCGACGTGCCGCGGAGCCGGCGAGACCATCCCCGACCCGTGCCACAAGTGCGGGGGCGACGGCCGCGTCCGCGCGCGCCGCGACATCAACGTCAAGGTGCCGGCGGGCGTGTCGAGCGGCATGCGGATCCGGCTCGCCTCCCAGGGTGAGGTCGGTCCCGGTGGCGGCCCCGCCGGCGACCTGTACGTCGAGATCATCGAGCAGCCGCACGACACGTTCGTGCGCGACGGCGACGACCTGCACTGCACCATCCGGGTCCCGATGGTCGACGCCGCCCTCGGCACGACCGTCACGCTCGAGACCATCATCGACGGCCCCACCGAAATCACCGTCGACCCGGGCACGCAGCCCGGATCGGTGTCGGTCCTGCGTGGCCACGGCATGCCGAAGCTGCGCTCGACCGTCCGCGGCGACCTGCACGCCCACCTCGAGGTGGTCGTCCCGACCCGCCTCGACGGCAAGCAGAGCAAGCTGCTGCAGGACTTCAAGAACCACCGCGACCGCGACCACGCGGAGGTCGTGTCGTCCGGCTCGCAGAACTCCGGCGGACTGTTCTCGCGGCTGCGCGACGCCTTCAGCGGCCGCTGA
- the hrcA gene encoding heat-inducible transcriptional repressor HrcA, with translation MSSTEERRFEVLRAIVADYVATQEPIGSKALVERHNLGVSSATIRNDMAVLEAEGYITQPHTSSGRVPTDKGYRQFVDRIADVKPLSAAERRAILQFLESGVDLDDVLRRGVRLLAQLTRQVAIVQYPTLSASSVRHLEVVALTPARLLLVLITDSGRVDQRIVELGDVVDDEGLSRLRSLLGGALEGKRLAAASIAVSELAEDAPESIRDAVVRSATVLVETLVEHPEDRLVLGGTANLTRNAADFSTQAGVPGSLRSVLEALEEQVVVLKLLAATQDAGRVTVRIGEETQVEEMRGTSVISTGYGAAGTIFGGVGVLGPTRMDYPGTIASVAAVARYIGEVLGER, from the coding sequence GTGTCGAGTACGGAGGAACGGCGGTTCGAGGTACTCCGCGCGATCGTCGCCGACTACGTGGCCACGCAGGAGCCGATCGGTTCGAAGGCCCTGGTGGAACGGCACAACCTGGGCGTGTCGAGCGCGACCATCCGCAACGACATGGCCGTCCTCGAGGCCGAGGGCTACATCACGCAGCCGCACACCAGCTCGGGCCGGGTGCCGACCGACAAGGGCTACCGGCAGTTCGTCGACCGGATCGCGGACGTCAAGCCGCTGTCGGCGGCCGAGCGTCGGGCGATCCTCCAGTTCCTCGAGTCCGGTGTCGACCTCGACGACGTGCTGCGGCGCGGGGTCCGGCTGTTGGCGCAGCTCACCCGGCAGGTCGCGATCGTGCAGTACCCGACCCTGTCGGCGTCGTCGGTGCGGCACCTCGAGGTGGTGGCACTCACCCCGGCTCGGCTTCTGCTGGTGCTGATCACCGACTCCGGGCGGGTCGATCAGCGGATCGTCGAACTCGGTGACGTCGTCGACGACGAGGGGCTCTCGCGGTTGCGGTCGCTGCTCGGCGGCGCGCTCGAGGGCAAGCGGCTCGCCGCGGCGTCGATCGCGGTCTCCGAGCTCGCGGAGGACGCGCCGGAGTCGATCCGCGACGCGGTGGTGCGGTCGGCGACCGTGCTGGTGGAGACGCTGGTCGAACATCCCGAGGACCGGCTGGTCCTCGGCGGCACCGCCAACCTCACCCGCAACGCCGCGGACTTCTCGACGCAGGCCGGGGTCCCCGGTTCGCTGCGGTCGGTCCTCGAGGCGCTCGAGGAGCAGGTGGTGGTCCTCAAGCTGCTCGCCGCGACGCAGGATGCCGGCCGGGTCACCGTCCGGATCGGCGAGGAGACTCAGGTCGAGGAGATGCGGGGTACGTCGGTGATCTCCACCGGCTACGGCGCCGCCGGCACCATCTTCGGTGGTGTGGGTGTCCTCGGGCCCACCCGAATGGACTATCCGGGAACAATTGCCTCGGTGGCCGCCGTTGCCAGGTACATCGGCGAGGTTCTCGGCGAGAGATGA